One stretch of Cervus canadensis isolate Bull #8, Minnesota chromosome 5, ASM1932006v1, whole genome shotgun sequence DNA includes these proteins:
- the CDC42EP3 gene encoding cdc42 effector protein 3, with protein sequence MPAKTPIYLKAANNKKGKKFKLRDILSPDMISPPLGDFRHTIHIGKEGQHDVFGDISFLQGNYELLPGNQEKAHMGQFPGHNEFFRANSTSDSMFTETPSPVLKNAISLPTIGGSQALMLPLLSPVTFSSKQESFGPGKLPRLSCEPVMEEKAPEKSSVLENRTAHQGDVSWGSSGSASQSSQGRDSHSSSLSEQYPDWAAEDILDPPAPCELVKEKTKSEESLSDLTGSLLSLQLDLGPSFLDEVLNVMDKNK encoded by the coding sequence ATGCCAGCCAAAACCCCGATTTACCTGAAAGCTGCCAataacaagaaaggaaagaaatttaaactgAGGGACATCTTGTCTCCCGATATGATCAGTCCGCCCCTCGGAGACTTCCGCCACACCATTCACATCGGCAAGGAGGGCCAGCACGATGTCTTtggagacatttcctttctccaaggcaACTATGAGCTTCTGCCCGGAAACCAGGAGAAAGCGCACATGGGCCAGTTCCCTGGGCATAACGAGTTCTTCCGGGCCAACAGCACCTCCGACTCCATGTTCACGGAAACGCCCTCGCCGGTGCTCAAGAACGCCATCTCTCTGCCGACCATCGGAGGGTCCCAAGCCCTCATGTTGCCCTTGCTGTCCCCGGTGACATTCAGCTCCAAGCAGGAGTCCTTTGGGCCGGGAAAGCTGCCCCGGCTTAGCTGTGAGCCGGTCATGGAGGAGAAGGCTCCAGAGAAAAGCAGTGTGTTGGAGAACCGGACGGCCCACCAAGGTGACGTCTCGTGGGGGTCGAGCGGGTCCGCGTCCCAGTCCAGCCAGGGGAGGGACAGCCACTCTTCCAGCCTCTCGGAACAGTACCCCGACTGGGCGGCGGAGGACATATTGGACCCTCCTGCCCCTTGCGAGCTCGTCAAGGAAAAGACTAAGTCGGAGGAGTCCCTCTCTGACCTCACGGGTTCCCTCCTGTCCCTGCAGCTTGATCTCGGGCCCTCCTTTCTGGATGAGGTGCTGAATGTCATGGATAAAAATAAGTAA